A section of the Kribbella sp. HUAS MG21 genome encodes:
- the sufB gene encoding Fe-S cluster assembly protein SufB, which translates to MTQTAHPELEGLGNYQYGWADSDAAGAVAKRGLDADVVRGISTLKNEPEWMLDLRLKGLKLFDRKPMPSWGADLSGIDFDNIKYFVRSTEKQATSWEELPPDIKNTYDKLGIPEAEKQRLVAGVAAQYESEVVYHQIREDLEAQGVIFLDTDTGLKEHPELFQEYFGSVIPVGDNKFAALNTAVWSGGSFIYVPKGVKVDIPLQAYFRINTENMGQFERTLIIVDEGAYVHYVEGCTAPIYKSDSLHSAVVEIIVKKGARCRYTTIQNWSNNVYNLVTKRATCEEGATMEWIDGNIGSKVTMKYPAVYLMGEHAKGETLSVAFAGEGQHQDAGSKMVHNAPYTSSSIVSKSVARGGGRTSYRGLVEVAPGSHHSKSTVRCDALLVDTISRSDTYPYVDVREDDVAMGHEATVSKVSDDQLFYLMSRGMAEDEAMAMIVRGFIEPIARELPMEYALELNRLIELQMEGAVG; encoded by the coding sequence ATGACGCAAACCGCTCACCCCGAACTGGAAGGCCTCGGCAACTACCAGTACGGCTGGGCCGACTCCGACGCCGCCGGCGCGGTCGCGAAGCGCGGCCTGGACGCCGACGTCGTGCGGGGCATCTCCACCCTCAAGAACGAGCCGGAGTGGATGCTCGACCTGCGGCTGAAGGGCCTGAAGCTCTTCGACCGCAAGCCGATGCCGTCCTGGGGCGCCGACCTGTCCGGGATCGACTTCGACAACATCAAGTACTTCGTCCGGTCCACCGAGAAGCAGGCCACCTCCTGGGAGGAGCTGCCGCCGGACATCAAGAACACCTACGACAAGCTCGGCATCCCGGAGGCGGAGAAGCAGCGCCTGGTCGCCGGCGTCGCCGCGCAGTACGAGTCCGAGGTCGTCTACCACCAGATCCGCGAGGACCTGGAGGCCCAGGGCGTGATCTTCCTGGACACCGACACCGGCCTCAAGGAGCACCCGGAGCTGTTCCAGGAGTACTTCGGCTCGGTGATCCCGGTCGGCGACAACAAGTTCGCCGCGCTGAACACCGCGGTCTGGTCCGGCGGCTCGTTCATCTACGTCCCGAAGGGCGTCAAGGTGGACATCCCGCTGCAGGCCTACTTCCGGATCAACACCGAGAACATGGGCCAGTTCGAGCGGACCCTGATCATCGTCGACGAGGGCGCCTACGTGCACTACGTCGAGGGCTGTACGGCGCCGATCTACAAGTCGGACTCGCTGCACTCGGCGGTCGTCGAGATCATCGTGAAGAAGGGCGCCCGCTGCCGCTACACGACGATCCAGAACTGGTCGAACAACGTCTACAACCTGGTCACCAAGCGCGCCACCTGCGAGGAGGGCGCGACCATGGAGTGGATCGACGGCAACATCGGCTCCAAGGTGACGATGAAGTACCCGGCCGTGTACCTGATGGGCGAGCACGCCAAGGGCGAGACCCTGTCGGTCGCGTTCGCGGGCGAGGGCCAGCACCAGGACGCCGGTTCCAAGATGGTGCACAACGCGCCGTACACCTCCAGCTCGATCGTGTCGAAGTCGGTGGCCCGCGGCGGCGGCCGGACGTCGTACCGCGGTCTGGTCGAGGTGGCGCCGGGCTCGCACCACAGCAAGTCCACGGTGCGCTGTGACGCGCTGCTGGTCGACACCATCAGCCGTTCGGACACCTACCCGTACGTCGACGTCCGCGAGGACGACGTGGCGATGGGGCACGAGGCGACCGTGTCCAAGGTCAGCGACGACCAGCTCTTCTACCTGATGAGCCGGGGCATGGCCGAGGACGAGGCGATGGCGATGATCGTCCGCGGCTTCATCGAGCCGATCGCCCGCGAGCTCCCGATGGAGTACGCGCTGGAACTGAACCGACTGATCGAGCTGCAGATGGAAGGGGCCGTCGGCTGA
- a CDS encoding metalloregulator ArsR/SmtB family transcription factor, translating to MKNPATNGAVTGAARDESTRDRVARSILTNGPSSAAVLAERLELTPAAVRRHLDHLLDEGLVESREERVYGPRGRGRPAKVFALTDSGRHAFHTAYDDLAATAMRFIAEAGGEDAVAEFARRRVAEVEERYRDLLSQAPENKKAEVLAQALTADGYAASTAEAGHGAQLCQHHCPVAHVAEQFPQLCEAETEVFSRLLGKHVQRLATIAHGDGVCTTHIPGPTPVSPVSDGESARTAR from the coding sequence GTGAAAAATCCTGCGACGAACGGAGCCGTCACCGGCGCCGCGCGGGACGAGTCCACCCGGGACCGGGTAGCCCGCTCGATCCTGACCAACGGCCCGTCCAGCGCCGCGGTGCTGGCGGAGCGGCTCGAGCTGACCCCGGCGGCGGTCCGCCGGCACCTGGACCACCTGCTCGACGAGGGCCTGGTGGAGTCCCGGGAGGAGCGCGTCTACGGTCCCCGTGGCCGCGGCCGCCCGGCGAAGGTGTTCGCGCTGACCGACTCCGGCCGGCACGCGTTCCACACCGCGTACGACGACCTGGCGGCGACCGCGATGCGGTTCATCGCCGAGGCCGGCGGCGAGGACGCCGTGGCGGAGTTCGCCCGGCGCCGCGTCGCCGAGGTGGAGGAGCGCTACCGGGACCTGCTGTCGCAGGCCCCGGAGAACAAGAAGGCGGAGGTGCTCGCCCAGGCCCTGACGGCCGACGGGTACGCCGCCTCGACGGCGGAGGCGGGCCACGGCGCCCAGCTCTGCCAGCACCACTGCCCGGTCGCGCACGTGGCCGAGCAGTTCCCCCAGCTGTGCGAGGCGGAGACCGAGGTGTTCTCGAGACTCCTCGGCAAGCACGTCCAGCGGCTGGCCACCATCGCCCACGGCGACGGTGTCTGTACGACGCACATCCCCGGGCCCACCCCGGTTTCCCCTGTATCCGACGGCGAATCTGCGAGGACTGCACGATGA
- a CDS encoding ABC transporter ATP-binding protein translates to MPVAVEIDNLVVRYGEKTAVDGLSLTVAAGTVTAVLGPNGAGKTTTVETCEGFRRPDSGSVRVLGLDPLADHDELMPKIGVMLQEGGAWSGVRAVEMLRYVATLHTHPLDVPALVERLDLGSCGRTPYRRLSGGQKQRLSFALAIVGRPEIAFLDEPTTGLDPHGRREIWQLIRDLRADGVTVVLTTHAMDEAEQLSDQVHVVSAGKVIASGTPDTLTEHHTKSLEDVFLELTKPDRS, encoded by the coding sequence GTGCCAGTCGCGGTGGAGATCGACAACCTCGTCGTGCGGTACGGCGAGAAGACCGCGGTCGACGGCCTCAGTCTCACCGTAGCCGCCGGGACGGTGACGGCCGTGCTCGGCCCCAACGGTGCCGGCAAGACCACGACCGTCGAGACCTGTGAGGGCTTCCGGCGCCCGGACTCGGGCAGTGTCCGGGTGCTCGGCCTGGACCCGCTCGCCGACCACGACGAGCTGATGCCGAAGATCGGCGTGATGCTCCAGGAGGGCGGCGCCTGGTCGGGCGTCCGCGCGGTCGAGATGCTCCGGTACGTCGCCACGCTGCACACCCACCCGCTCGACGTCCCCGCGCTGGTGGAGCGGCTGGACCTGGGCAGCTGCGGGCGGACGCCGTACCGGCGGCTCTCGGGCGGCCAGAAGCAGCGGCTGTCGTTCGCGCTGGCGATCGTCGGACGGCCGGAGATCGCGTTCCTGGACGAGCCGACGACCGGCCTGGACCCCCACGGCCGGCGCGAGATCTGGCAGCTGATCCGGGACCTGCGCGCGGACGGCGTGACCGTCGTCCTCACCACGCACGCGATGGACGAGGCCGAGCAACTGTCCGACCAGGTGCACGTCGTGTCCGCGGGCAAGGTCATCGCCTCGGGCACCCCCGACACCCTCACCGAGCACCACACCAAGTCCCTCGAGGACGTCTTCCTCGAACTCACCAAGCCGGACCGCTCATGA
- a CDS encoding ABC transporter permease: MTTYAPQPGSAPWPRKVLAHTRMEFKLLTRNGEQLLLALVIPLGVLLLLGATGLGERLPLGSGRPIDEAVPRVLALAVLSSSFTSLAIATGFERRYGVIKRLGASPLSRTGLLAGKIGAVLIVQLIQLAVLVGTGFALGWKPVGGAEAVLGVTLTVLCGTAAFASLGLLMAGVLRAEATLAAANLLYLLLLVGGAIMTPVDEYPDGMQGVVRLLPSAALANGIANSTVEGVIPWAAALSLALWAAVLGYLVSRTFKWD, from the coding sequence GTGACCACTTACGCTCCGCAGCCGGGAAGTGCGCCGTGGCCGCGGAAGGTGCTGGCGCACACGCGGATGGAGTTCAAGCTCCTGACCCGTAACGGCGAGCAGCTGCTGCTGGCGCTGGTGATCCCGCTCGGCGTGCTGCTGCTCCTGGGTGCGACCGGCCTGGGCGAGCGGCTGCCTCTGGGCAGCGGCCGGCCGATCGACGAGGCGGTGCCCCGCGTGCTGGCGCTGGCGGTCCTCTCGTCGTCCTTCACCTCGCTGGCGATCGCGACCGGGTTCGAGCGCCGGTACGGCGTCATCAAACGCCTCGGCGCCTCTCCGCTGTCCCGCACCGGCCTGCTCGCGGGCAAGATCGGCGCGGTCCTGATCGTCCAGCTGATCCAGCTCGCCGTCCTGGTCGGCACCGGGTTCGCGCTCGGCTGGAAGCCGGTCGGCGGCGCCGAAGCGGTGCTCGGCGTGACCCTGACCGTGCTGTGCGGTACGGCGGCCTTCGCGTCGCTCGGGCTGCTGATGGCCGGCGTACTGCGGGCCGAGGCGACCCTGGCCGCGGCCAACCTGCTGTACCTGCTGCTGCTCGTGGGCGGCGCGATCATGACGCCCGTCGACGAGTACCCCGACGGCATGCAGGGCGTCGTACGGCTGCTGCCGAGCGCCGCGCTGGCGAACGGGATCGCGAACTCGACCGTCGAGGGCGTGATCCCCTGGGCCGCGGCGCTGTCGCTGGCACTGTGGGCCGCCGTCCTCGGGTACCTGGTCTCCAGGACGTTCAAATGGGACTGA
- a CDS encoding COX15/CtaA family protein, translating into MTTETPPRETEPVTGFWRLVPEPSLDVVRRWGWASVVVNIGIVVTGGLVRLTGSGLGCPTWPSCTDDSYVPHPELGTHGAIEFANRMLGFVVAIVAILTWLVVMRYRPVRQDLRRLATAAALGVPLQAIIGGISVLTGLNPWIVSAHFLVSPIIITLTVSMMRRSRTSPYPHTPPVVRALATASVVAVWLAVALGTVVTGAGPHSGDPETGRNGFDPDIVSQLHADVVFGLLGITIALVIATRVTATSRTLRKLAAWLLAVELLQGAVGFTQHFTGLPWGLVLVHMFLAGLLIALVTAVYGERGTPAT; encoded by the coding sequence ATGACGACCGAGACCCCGCCCCGCGAGACCGAGCCAGTGACCGGATTCTGGCGTCTGGTGCCCGAGCCGAGCCTGGACGTCGTCCGGCGCTGGGGCTGGGCGTCGGTGGTGGTCAACATCGGCATCGTGGTCACCGGAGGGCTGGTCCGGCTGACCGGATCGGGACTCGGCTGCCCGACCTGGCCGTCCTGCACCGACGACTCCTACGTCCCGCACCCCGAGCTCGGCACCCACGGCGCGATCGAGTTCGCCAACCGGATGCTCGGGTTCGTGGTCGCGATCGTCGCGATCCTCACCTGGCTGGTCGTCATGCGCTACCGCCCGGTCCGGCAGGACCTGCGGCGGCTGGCGACCGCGGCCGCGCTGGGCGTGCCGCTGCAGGCGATCATCGGCGGCATCAGCGTGCTCACCGGGCTGAACCCGTGGATCGTGTCGGCGCACTTCCTGGTGTCGCCGATCATCATCACGCTCACGGTCTCGATGATGCGCCGGTCGCGCACGAGTCCGTACCCGCACACTCCCCCGGTGGTCCGCGCGCTCGCCACCGCGTCGGTGGTGGCGGTCTGGCTGGCCGTCGCGCTCGGCACCGTCGTCACCGGCGCCGGCCCGCATTCGGGTGATCCGGAGACCGGCCGCAACGGTTTCGACCCGGACATCGTCAGCCAGCTGCACGCGGACGTCGTGTTCGGCCTGCTCGGGATCACGATCGCGCTGGTGATCGCGACCCGGGTGACCGCGACCTCACGCACGTTGCGGAAGCTGGCCGCCTGGCTGCTGGCGGTCGAGCTGCTGCAGGGCGCCGTCGGCTTCACCCAGCACTTCACCGGGCTGCCCTGGGGCCTGGTCCTCGTGCACATGTTCCTGGCCGGCCTGCTGATCGCGCTCGTGACGGCCGTGTACGGCGAGCGCGGGACGCCCGCGACCTGA
- a CDS encoding ScyD/ScyE family protein encodes MGVRTRVAALAALALTGSVLVAGPAEAGHKHSSLKPVATGLNGPRGVSTWANKVIYAVSDGSVYVTDGRRTLKLGTVPGTGGFPPAIDTSKWGTTYALTGAGGEPGQPPAPGSSTLYRLRYGKAPVKVADIAAYQQKDPDPYDLEGHPTESNPFGVAALKDGTVLVADAANNDLLRVWPNGHIKTVAKLKPRVVKVPSGLPATDPEGNPLPPAGTPIPAEAVATSVTVGSDGYWYVGELRGFPATPGTSQIWRIKPGSVGAVCDPVNPSKGNCQRYADGYTSIVDLAGGPRGTLAVVELDKASWLRFELSGPTKGGLFLQYPGKHHKAGYKRELVKDQLTLPGGVAFSRSGALYVSAPVFGPGAVYRVKY; translated from the coding sequence ATGGGGGTACGAACACGTGTCGCCGCGCTCGCGGCACTCGCGCTGACCGGGTCGGTCCTGGTCGCGGGACCGGCCGAGGCCGGCCACAAGCACTCGAGTCTGAAGCCCGTCGCCACCGGCCTGAACGGGCCGCGCGGCGTCTCGACCTGGGCGAACAAGGTCATCTACGCCGTGTCCGACGGCTCGGTGTACGTGACCGACGGGCGCCGTACGCTGAAGCTCGGCACGGTCCCGGGCACCGGCGGGTTCCCGCCCGCGATCGACACCAGCAAGTGGGGTACGACGTACGCGCTGACCGGGGCCGGCGGTGAACCGGGTCAGCCGCCGGCGCCGGGCAGCTCGACGCTGTACCGGTTGCGGTACGGCAAGGCGCCGGTCAAGGTCGCCGATATCGCGGCGTACCAGCAGAAGGACCCGGACCCGTACGACCTGGAGGGCCACCCGACCGAGTCGAACCCGTTCGGTGTCGCCGCCCTCAAGGACGGCACGGTCCTGGTCGCGGACGCCGCGAACAACGACCTGCTCCGGGTCTGGCCGAACGGTCACATCAAGACCGTCGCGAAGCTCAAGCCACGCGTGGTGAAGGTCCCGTCCGGTCTGCCCGCCACGGACCCGGAAGGCAACCCGCTGCCACCGGCCGGTACGCCGATCCCGGCCGAGGCCGTCGCCACGTCCGTGACGGTCGGTTCCGACGGCTACTGGTACGTCGGTGAGCTCCGCGGCTTCCCGGCGACGCCCGGGACGTCGCAGATCTGGCGGATCAAGCCGGGCTCGGTTGGCGCGGTCTGCGACCCGGTCAACCCGTCGAAGGGCAACTGCCAGCGGTACGCCGACGGGTACACGTCGATCGTCGACCTGGCGGGCGGCCCGCGCGGCACGCTCGCGGTCGTCGAGCTCGACAAGGCCAGCTGGCTCAGGTTCGAGTTGAGCGGCCCGACGAAGGGCGGCCTATTCCTGCAGTACCCGGGCAAGCACCACAAGGCCGGTTACAAGCGTGAGCTGGTGAAGGACCAGCTGACGCTGCCCGGCGGCGTGGCCTTCAGCCGGAGCGGCGCGCTGTACGTCTCCGCGCCGGTGTTCGGGCCCGGAGCGGTCTACCGGGTGAAGTACTGA
- a CDS encoding heme o synthase, whose amino-acid sequence MFVTAVDPRPAATTSYPTPLPDATAVVSPSVRDVVKAYVGLTKPRIIELLLITTVPVMFLAAGGVPGLEVVVATLIGGILASGSANTINCVLDRDIDEQMRRTRRRPLPRHAVSPRSATIFGVVLGVLATLELGFFVNWLSSGLALAANLFYVFGYTMVLKRRTVQNIVWGGIAGCFPTLIGWTAVTGELAWTPVVLFLVVFFWTPPHTWSLAMRYREDYASVDVPMLPVVATPVATARQIMAYSVVMVLTSLALWPIAGTGFVYPLAAVVLGFVFLREARRLLLRAHTGADGAALRPMRLFHFSNIYLALLFIAAAIDPLLR is encoded by the coding sequence GTGTTCGTGACGGCCGTCGACCCGCGTCCCGCCGCGACGACGTCGTACCCGACGCCGCTGCCGGACGCTACTGCTGTGGTGAGTCCGTCGGTGCGCGACGTGGTGAAGGCGTACGTCGGTCTGACCAAGCCGCGCATCATCGAGCTGCTGCTGATCACCACCGTGCCGGTGATGTTCCTGGCGGCCGGCGGTGTGCCCGGCCTGGAGGTGGTGGTCGCCACCCTGATCGGCGGCATCCTCGCCTCCGGCAGCGCGAACACGATCAACTGCGTCCTCGACCGCGACATCGACGAGCAGATGCGCCGCACCCGGCGCCGGCCGCTGCCGCGGCACGCGGTCAGCCCGCGCTCGGCGACGATCTTCGGCGTCGTCCTCGGCGTGCTGGCCACCCTCGAGCTCGGCTTCTTCGTGAACTGGCTGTCCTCCGGCCTCGCGCTGGCGGCGAACCTGTTCTACGTCTTCGGCTACACGATGGTGCTCAAGCGCCGGACCGTGCAGAACATCGTCTGGGGCGGGATCGCCGGCTGCTTCCCGACCCTGATCGGCTGGACCGCCGTCACCGGCGAGCTGGCCTGGACCCCGGTCGTGCTGTTCCTGGTGGTGTTCTTCTGGACCCCGCCGCACACCTGGTCGCTCGCCATGCGGTACCGCGAGGACTACGCGTCCGTCGACGTACCGATGCTGCCCGTGGTCGCCACGCCGGTCGCCACCGCGCGGCAGATCATGGCGTACTCCGTGGTCATGGTGCTCACCTCGCTCGCGCTCTGGCCGATCGCCGGCACCGGGTTCGTGTACCCGCTGGCCGCGGTCGTGCTCGGTTTCGTGTTCCTCCGCGAAGCCCGCCGGTTGTTGCTCCGGGCCCACACCGGCGCGGACGGCGCGGCCCTGCGGCCGATGCGGCTCTTCCACTTCTCGAACATCTACCTGGCGCTGCTGTTCATTGCCGCCGCCATCGATCCGCTGCTGCGCTGA
- the tkt gene encoding transketolase, with product MDAVEKVGNGHPGTAMSLAPAAYLLFQKVMRHNPADPHWAGRDRFVLSAGHSSLTLYIQLYLAGFGLELDDLKALRTWGSKTPGHPEYQHTPGVETTTGPLGQGVGNAVGMAMAARRERGLLDPDAPKGESLFDHQVYVIASDGDIEEGVASEASSLAGTQKLGNLTVIYDANKISIEDDTDIALSEDVAARYAAYGWHVQDVDWTLGGTGYEEDVQALYDALEAARAVTDKPSFIRLRTIIGWPAPNKQNTGKIHGSALGADEVAATKKVLGWDPEQTFQVADEVLAHTREALDRGKALEAEWGAKYDEWKAAHPDRAELLDRLSKRELPGGWKDALPSWEADAKGVATRSASGEVLTKLAPELPELWGGSADLAGSNNTTPKGQPSFIPAEYSTKEFSGDEYGRVLHFGIREHGMGAVLNGIALHGLTRPYGGTFLVFSDYMRPSVRLAALMQLPVTYVWTHDSIGLGEDGPTHQPIEHLSALRAIPGLDVVRPGDANETAAAWAAILEHTDRPAGLALTRQNVPVFPRGTDGFATTENVHKGGYVLLDTEGTPDVVLIGTGSELQIAVEARKVLADEGVKARVVSMVSREWFDEQDDAYRESVIPADVRARVSVEAGIAQSWHDIVGDSGRSVSLEHYGASAAYQTLYDEFGITTEAVVQAAKDSIAAAAQVSGPGVPPRRAAAGPVGPADTSEAN from the coding sequence ATGGACGCCGTCGAGAAGGTCGGGAACGGACACCCCGGTACGGCGATGAGCCTGGCGCCGGCGGCGTACCTGCTGTTCCAGAAGGTGATGCGGCACAACCCGGCGGACCCGCACTGGGCCGGCCGCGACCGGTTCGTGCTGTCCGCGGGCCACTCCAGCCTGACGCTCTACATCCAGCTGTACCTGGCCGGCTTCGGCCTCGAGCTGGACGACCTGAAGGCGCTGCGGACCTGGGGCAGCAAGACCCCGGGCCACCCGGAGTACCAGCACACCCCCGGTGTCGAGACCACCACCGGCCCGCTCGGCCAGGGCGTCGGCAACGCGGTCGGGATGGCGATGGCGGCCCGCCGCGAGCGCGGCCTGCTGGACCCGGACGCGCCGAAGGGCGAGAGCCTGTTCGACCACCAGGTCTACGTGATCGCCTCCGACGGTGACATCGAGGAGGGCGTCGCCTCCGAGGCCTCCTCGCTGGCCGGCACCCAGAAGCTCGGCAACCTCACCGTCATCTACGACGCGAACAAGATCTCGATCGAGGACGACACCGACATCGCGCTGTCCGAGGACGTCGCCGCCCGCTACGCGGCGTACGGCTGGCACGTCCAGGACGTCGACTGGACGCTGGGCGGCACCGGGTACGAGGAGGACGTCCAGGCGCTGTACGACGCGCTCGAGGCGGCCCGGGCGGTCACCGACAAGCCGAGCTTCATCCGGCTGCGCACGATCATCGGCTGGCCGGCCCCGAACAAGCAGAACACCGGCAAGATCCACGGCTCGGCGCTCGGCGCCGACGAGGTCGCCGCCACCAAGAAGGTGCTCGGCTGGGACCCGGAGCAGACCTTCCAGGTCGCCGACGAGGTGCTCGCGCACACCCGCGAGGCGCTCGACCGGGGCAAGGCGCTGGAGGCCGAGTGGGGCGCGAAGTACGACGAGTGGAAGGCCGCGCACCCGGACCGCGCCGAGCTGCTCGACCGGCTCTCGAAGCGCGAGCTGCCGGGCGGCTGGAAGGACGCGCTGCCGAGCTGGGAGGCCGACGCCAAGGGCGTCGCGACCCGCTCCGCGTCCGGTGAGGTGCTGACCAAGCTGGCGCCGGAGCTGCCCGAGCTGTGGGGCGGTTCGGCCGACCTCGCCGGCTCGAACAACACCACCCCGAAGGGCCAGCCGTCGTTCATCCCGGCGGAGTACTCGACCAAGGAGTTCTCCGGCGACGAGTACGGCCGGGTCCTGCACTTCGGCATCCGCGAGCACGGGATGGGCGCGGTCCTCAACGGCATCGCCCTGCACGGCCTGACCCGGCCGTACGGCGGGACGTTCCTGGTCTTCTCCGACTACATGCGCCCGTCGGTCCGGCTCGCCGCGCTGATGCAGCTGCCGGTGACTTACGTCTGGACGCACGACTCGATCGGTCTCGGCGAGGACGGCCCGACGCACCAGCCGATCGAGCACCTGTCGGCGCTGCGGGCGATCCCGGGCCTGGACGTCGTCCGGCCCGGTGACGCGAACGAGACGGCCGCCGCGTGGGCCGCCATCCTGGAGCACACCGACCGCCCGGCCGGCCTCGCGCTCACCCGGCAGAACGTGCCGGTCTTCCCGCGCGGCACCGACGGCTTCGCCACCACGGAGAACGTGCACAAGGGCGGGTACGTGCTGCTCGACACGGAAGGCACCCCGGACGTGGTGCTGATCGGCACCGGCTCCGAGCTGCAGATCGCCGTCGAGGCCCGCAAGGTGCTGGCCGACGAGGGCGTCAAGGCCCGGGTCGTGTCGATGGTCTCCCGCGAGTGGTTCGACGAGCAGGACGACGCGTACCGCGAGTCGGTCATCCCGGCGGACGTCCGCGCGCGGGTCTCGGTCGAGGCCGGGATCGCGCAGAGCTGGCACGACATCGTCGGCGACTCCGGCCGCAGCGTGAGCCTGGAGCACTACGGCGCCTCGGCGGCGTACCAGACGCTGTACGACGAGTTCGGCATCACCACCGAGGCCGTGGTGCAGGCCGCGAAGGACAGCATCGCCGCGGCCGCGCAGGTCAGCGGGCCCGGTGTGCCGCCGCGCCGTGCCGCCGCCGGCCCGGTCGGACCGGCCGACACGAGCGAAGCCAACTGA
- the tal gene encoding transaldolase has protein sequence MNDRLKALADAGVSIWLDDLSRERLTSGSLRTLIEDKHVVGVTTNPTIFAKAISDADAYAGKVERLAAEGVSVDEAIRVITTDDVRDAADLFKPTYDDTAGQDGRVSIEVEPTLAHDTAKTVEQAKQLWDVVGRENVFVKIPATKAGLPAITQTLAAGISVNVTLIFSLERYKAVADAFLSGLEQAVENGVDVTKMASVASFFVSRVDTEIDKRLEAIGTDEAKALKGKAAIANARLAFEAYEEIFASDRWRELDTVGAKPQRPLWASTGTKDPSYSPTLYVDNLVTRGVVNTMPEATIKAVEEHSEITGDTVRGDYAADRKVIDDLERLGISYDEVVQLLEDEGVSKFDASWSELQDTVAAALKAAAK, from the coding sequence ATGAACGATCGCTTGAAAGCACTCGCGGACGCGGGTGTCTCCATCTGGCTCGACGACCTGTCCCGCGAGCGGCTCACCAGCGGCAGCCTGCGGACCCTGATCGAGGACAAGCACGTGGTCGGCGTGACCACGAACCCGACGATCTTCGCCAAGGCCATCTCGGACGCCGACGCGTACGCCGGGAAGGTCGAGCGGCTGGCCGCGGAGGGCGTCTCGGTCGACGAGGCGATCCGGGTGATCACCACCGACGACGTCCGCGACGCCGCCGACCTGTTCAAGCCGACGTACGACGACACCGCGGGCCAGGACGGCCGGGTGTCGATCGAGGTCGAGCCGACGCTGGCGCACGACACCGCCAAGACCGTCGAGCAGGCCAAGCAGCTGTGGGACGTCGTCGGCCGCGAGAACGTGTTCGTGAAGATCCCGGCCACCAAGGCCGGGCTGCCGGCGATCACCCAGACGCTCGCCGCCGGGATCAGCGTGAACGTGACGCTGATCTTCTCCCTGGAGCGCTACAAGGCGGTCGCGGACGCGTTCCTGTCCGGCCTCGAGCAGGCCGTCGAGAACGGCGTCGACGTGACCAAGATGGCCAGCGTCGCCTCGTTCTTCGTCAGCCGGGTGGACACCGAGATCGACAAGCGGCTCGAGGCGATCGGCACCGACGAGGCGAAGGCCCTCAAGGGCAAGGCCGCGATCGCCAACGCGCGGCTCGCCTTCGAGGCCTACGAGGAGATCTTCGCCTCCGACCGCTGGCGCGAGCTGGACACCGTCGGCGCCAAGCCGCAGCGTCCGCTGTGGGCGTCGACCGGCACCAAGGACCCGTCGTACTCCCCCACCCTGTACGTCGACAACCTGGTCACCCGCGGCGTCGTGAACACGATGCCCGAGGCAACCATCAAGGCGGTCGAGGAGCACAGCGAGATCACCGGTGACACGGTCCGCGGCGACTACGCCGCCGACCGGAAGGTGATCGACGACCTCGAGCGGCTCGGCATCTCGTACGACGAGGTCGTGCAGCTGCTCGAGGACGAGGGCGTCTCGAAGTTCGACGCCTCCTGGTCGGAGCTGCAGGACACCGTCGCGGCGGCCCTGAAGGCGGCGGCCAAGTGA